In Bradyrhizobium guangdongense, the sequence GACTACGTCTGGGTGCTCGACCCCATCGACGGCACAAAGTCGTTCATCGGCGGCTTTCCGATCTGGGGCACGCTGATCGCGCTCCTGCACAAGGGCACGCCGGTCTACGGCATGATGCACCAGCCCTTCATCGGCGAACGCTTTTCCGGCGACAACGGGTCGGCCACCTACAAAGGCCCGACCAGTGAGCGCCGGCTTCAGGTCCGCCGCTGCGCCTCGCTGTCGGAGGCGACGACCTACACCACCTCGCCGCTGCTGATGAACGAGCACGATCGCGCCGTTTTCGGCCGCATCGAGCAGGGCGCACGATTGTCGCGCTATGGCGGCGATTGCTATTCCTATTGCATGCTGGCGGCCGGCCACGTCGACCTCGTGGTCGAGACCGAGCTGAAGCCCTATGATATCGCGGCGCTGATCCCGATCGTGACCGGTGCCGGCGGCATCGTCACCACCTGGGAAGGCAAGCCGGCGCAGGGCGGCGGCCGCATCGTCGCCGCCGGCGACGCCAGGGTTCATGAAGAAGCACTGAAGCTGCTGAACCAATAGCGAAGGCGAGCGGGAGGCTTGCATGATCTTCTCACGCAGGCTGCTCGCTACATCGTTCCTGGGATTGTTGCTGCTGCTGCCGTGCGTGGCATCAGCCCAGAATTTTCCGGCAAAGCCGATCAAGCTGATCGTGCCGTTCCCGGCCGGCGGTCCCAACGACATCATCGCCCGCGTCATCGGCCAGCGCATGTCGGAACTGGCGGGGCAGCCGGTGCTGATCGACAATCGCGGTGGCCAGGGCGGCGTGCTCGGAACCGATGCGGTCGCAAAGAGCGCGCCAGACGGCTACACCATCGCCATCTCTTCGGCCGGGGCGCTCGCAATCAGCCCGAGCATGGAGAAGGTCGCCTACGACACTCTTGCCGACCTCGCGCCGGTGACGCTGGTCGCAACCGTGCCGGAAATGCTCGTCGTGGCGACCAACGTGCCGGCCAAGGACATCGGCGAATTGATTGCGCTCGCCGAGGCGCAACCCGGAAAGCTCAACTTCGCCTCTTCAGGGCCCGGCAGCCTGCCGCACTTGGCGGGTGAGTTGTTCAAGCTGACGGCCAAGATCGACATCGTGCACGTGCCCTATCGCGGCGCCGCTCCCGCCGTGAACGATCTGTTGGGCCAGCAGGTGCAGATGACGTTCCTCGATCTCCCGGTGCTGCTGCCGCAAGTCAAGGCCGGCGCCTTGAGGCCGATCGCGGTGGGATCGGTGGAGCGCGCCCCCACCGCACCCGATGTGCCGACCACGAAGGAAGCGGGCTTTCCCGATCTGCGCATCGAGAACTGGTACGGCATGGTCGCCCCCAAGGGCACACCGAAGGAGATCGTCACCGCGCTGCATGACCTCGCGACCAAGGCCATGGCGGATCCCGCGGTGAAGGAGAAGCTCGCCCAGCAAGGCGCAACGCTGGTTGGCGACGGACCCGAGCATTTTCGCTCATTCATTGCGGACGAGACCGCCAAATGGGCGAAGGTGATCAAGGACGCCGGGGTCGAGACGGCGAACTAGCGGTCGAGGCCGAGGAAGGCGAGGCTGCGAAGCTTCAGCAACATCCCCACCGCGGCTTCACACAGGGTAAGGCCTTGCTTCAAATCCGAGCATGCGTGCTGTGCCGGGCACTTTGGAACGCCGGTGCATGCGCGACGTTCAATCTTGAAATTGGAGATTTGCATGAAACTCAGATTGCTCACGGCAGCCGCGGCCCTCACCATCCTGGCAAGCTTCGGCGCCTCGACTTCCGCCGTCGCCCAAGACCGCTATTGCCTTCAAGGCCGCATCTGGGGCTATCCCGGCAACTGCCAATTCGCCAGTTACGCGCAATGCATGGCGAGCGCATCGGGCACGCAAGCCTATTGCGGCATCAATCCGCGCTACGCCTTTGCACGCCGCTATCGCGGATATCGGTGAGCGAGGGCGAGGGGTCGGCTTATCCTGATTGAACTACCCCGCCGAGCCGAGCCGCGCCATGGCCCCGGACCAACCGCTCACCGCAATCGTCTTCGCCGGCGGCCTCGGGCTTGGCGCCTACCACGGCGGAGCCTTCGAAGCGTTCGCCGGCCTCTCGCTGCCGCTCGACTGGGTCACCGGCTCATCGGCGGGCGCGATCACGGCGGCACTGATCGCCGGAAGCCCCGGTGCCGATCGACTGCAGAATTTGCGCAGCTATTGGCATGCCGCAAACGGACCGTCGCAAGCGCCGAATGTCAGCCGACATCCGTACGCGTGGCTCAACGCGATCAATACCCGCCTGTTCGGCCAGGCCGGTTTCTTTCATCCCCGCCTGCCGATGCCGACATCTCACTTCGGCGGCCTCTACGATCTCGGCCCGACGCGCGAACGCCTGATGCGCTTGATCGATTTTGGGCGCCTCAACAGCGGCGATCCCCGCATCACCATCTGCGCCACCGATCTCGAGAGCGGCGACCCTGTCCTGTTCGACTCCACTTCAGTGCAGATCGAGATGGATCACATTCTGGCCAGTTGCGGCTTCCTGCCCGAATTCGCACCGGTAGAGATTGCCGGCAGATGGCTCAGCGATGGCGGATTCTCCCTGAACGCGCCATTCGATCCCATCCTGGAGACCCCGGGCCCGTTGCGCCTCTATGTCATCGACCTGTTTGCCCGTGACGGGAAAGTCCCTGACGGCCTCGAAGCCGCGGCGGAGCGGAAGAGCGATCTGACGTTCGGCAACCAGACCTTTCAGCGGCTCCGCCTTGCCTTGGAAGCCCGCAAGCTACGCGCCGAGTTGCAAGAGCTGGAGCGCGACGACCTCGCCTATCTCCTGAGCTACCGTCCAGGCCCCGAGGAAGCGGGGCCTGAAAAATCCTTCGACCTCTCGGCAACGGCGATGGCCCAGCGATGGCGAGCCGGCCTTCTAGACATGCGGCATGCGGCGACGACGGCCCCGATCCGAAACGAAATCTGCAGCGTCCGCCGGCGATGAATTTCGCCGGGGGCGCCAAGCAACCCGGTTCATGATCCGCGGTCCAGACGTTCGCGGATGTCCAGCAGAAACTGGTTGAGACCGTCGTCGGCGGCCATGCCGTCGGGGGGCGCAATCGTGGTGATGCCCCAGTTCGCCAGCACGGCTTCCTGCACCGGATTGCGTTGCGCGACGAATACAAAGGATCGCGGCCGGTCCTGACGGTGCCCGGACTCGTCCCATGTCTGCCAGATCCGGTGCAGCAGCAGCCGTATGTTCGGATCCGACATGCTGTATCCGATGAACAGCAGCGTGCTTCCCAGCGCGTCGGCACGAAACCGGATATCGAGCGGGGAGTCGAACGCAAGGCGATTGAGGAAGTCGGTCTCGGTCAAGACGAGCGAAGCATCGTCATCGAAGTCGCCGTGAAACTTGATGATGTGAGTGACGCCGGTCGCAGCGCTCGCGATCTCTTTCGCGTTGCTGATCTTCGCGTAGGGCTTCTTAAGAACGTCGAAGGCCGTCTCCAGATTGCGGTCGTAGTTCGTCGTGTAGATGACCGGAAAGTCGAGCTCGACGATCGCCCGGTGGAGCTCCGAGGCCGCGATCCTGTCCGGATCGACGCGCCAGTTGCGGTCGAGCCAGCTGCGGAGCGGGCCGATGCCGCCGCGCTTCAGCCGGTAATACTCTGCAAGCATCTGATATCCACCATGCATTCCCTCGATGACGTCGCCGTCAAGGCCGAGATCATCCAGGAGATGCTCGATCAGCGACTGCCACGACGGCAATCCCACCGCCATCGAGATGCCGGCGCCGACGAACAGGACCGCGCGACGCCGCTTGATCGCGGCA encodes:
- the hisN gene encoding histidinol-phosphatase, with the translated sequence MTVIDFSAFIGRLATASGETILPFFRTSLSIDDKSKTKDFDPVTEADRAAEAVMRRLIKASFPQHGIVGEEFGNEREDADYVWVLDPIDGTKSFIGGFPIWGTLIALLHKGTPVYGMMHQPFIGERFSGDNGSATYKGPTSERRLQVRRCASLSEATTYTTSPLLMNEHDRAVFGRIEQGARLSRYGGDCYSYCMLAAGHVDLVVETELKPYDIAALIPIVTGAGGIVTTWEGKPAQGGGRIVAAGDARVHEEALKLLNQ
- a CDS encoding SIR2 family NAD-dependent protein deacylase translates to MNKPLIGLIAEEQSPHEVLAAAIKRRRAVLFVGAGISMAVGLPSWQSLIEHLLDDLGLDGDVIEGMHGGYQMLAEYYRLKRGGIGPLRSWLDRNWRVDPDRIAASELHRAIVELDFPVIYTTNYDRNLETAFDVLKKPYAKISNAKEIASAATGVTHIIKFHGDFDDDASLVLTETDFLNRLAFDSPLDIRFRADALGSTLLFIGYSMSDPNIRLLLHRIWQTWDESGHRQDRPRSFVFVAQRNPVQEAVLANWGITTIAPPDGMAADDGLNQFLLDIRERLDRGS
- a CDS encoding Bug family tripartite tricarboxylate transporter substrate binding protein, producing the protein MIFSRRLLATSFLGLLLLLPCVASAQNFPAKPIKLIVPFPAGGPNDIIARVIGQRMSELAGQPVLIDNRGGQGGVLGTDAVAKSAPDGYTIAISSAGALAISPSMEKVAYDTLADLAPVTLVATVPEMLVVATNVPAKDIGELIALAEAQPGKLNFASSGPGSLPHLAGELFKLTAKIDIVHVPYRGAAPAVNDLLGQQVQMTFLDLPVLLPQVKAGALRPIAVGSVERAPTAPDVPTTKEAGFPDLRIENWYGMVAPKGTPKEIVTALHDLATKAMADPAVKEKLAQQGATLVGDGPEHFRSFIADETAKWAKVIKDAGVETAN
- a CDS encoding patatin-like phospholipase family protein — its product is MAPDQPLTAIVFAGGLGLGAYHGGAFEAFAGLSLPLDWVTGSSAGAITAALIAGSPGADRLQNLRSYWHAANGPSQAPNVSRHPYAWLNAINTRLFGQAGFFHPRLPMPTSHFGGLYDLGPTRERLMRLIDFGRLNSGDPRITICATDLESGDPVLFDSTSVQIEMDHILASCGFLPEFAPVEIAGRWLSDGGFSLNAPFDPILETPGPLRLYVIDLFARDGKVPDGLEAAAERKSDLTFGNQTFQRLRLALEARKLRAELQELERDDLAYLLSYRPGPEEAGPEKSFDLSATAMAQRWRAGLLDMRHAATTAPIRNEICSVRRR
- a CDS encoding DUF3551 domain-containing protein; translation: MKLRLLTAAAALTILASFGASTSAVAQDRYCLQGRIWGYPGNCQFASYAQCMASASGTQAYCGINPRYAFARRYRGYR